One stretch of Micromonospora echinospora DNA includes these proteins:
- a CDS encoding MGMT family protein, translating to MTPDEYVEAVLALVERIPPGRAMSYGAVADALADRSGRASPRLVGSIMARHGGGVPWHRVVNSAGRLPPGHERKARERLLAEGCPLRGDRVDLAAASWSPDEGM from the coding sequence GTGACACCTGACGAGTACGTCGAGGCGGTGCTGGCACTTGTCGAGCGGATCCCGCCGGGGCGCGCGATGTCGTACGGGGCGGTGGCCGACGCGCTCGCCGACCGCTCGGGACGGGCGTCGCCGCGGCTGGTCGGCTCGATCATGGCGCGGCACGGGGGTGGCGTGCCCTGGCACCGGGTGGTGAACTCGGCCGGCCGGCTGCCGCCGGGTCACGAGCGCAAGGCCCGGGAGCGGTTACTCGCCGAGGGGTGCCCGCTGCGCGGGGACCGGGTGGACCTCGCGGCGGCGTCGTGGTCGCCGGACGAGGGGATGTGA